One window of the Doryrhamphus excisus isolate RoL2022-K1 chromosome 10, RoL_Dexc_1.0, whole genome shotgun sequence genome contains the following:
- the LOC131136545 gene encoding structural maintenance of chromosomes protein 1A encodes MGYLKLIEIENFKSYKGRQIIGPFHKFTAIIGPNGSGKSNLMDAISFVLAEKTSNLRVKTLKDLIHGAPVGKPAANRAFVSMVYQEDTGEERSFTRMIIGSSSEYRINNKVVGLPEYSEELEKLGILIKARNFLVFQGAVESIAMKNPKERTALFEEISRSGELAQEYDRRKKEMVKAEEDTQFNYHRKKNIAAERKEAKQEKEEAERYQRLKDEVARASVQLQLFKLYHNETEIEKLNKELGQRNKEIDKDRKKMDHVEEELKDKKKELGRLMREQQTIEKEIKEKDSELNQKRPQYIKAKENTSHKIKKLEAARKSLQNAQKMYKKRKADMDELDKEMRAVELAKQDFEERMEEEAQSQGQDLTLEENQVKQYHRLKEEASKRAATLAQELEKFNRDQKADQDRLDLEERKKVETEAKIKQKIREIEENQKRIEKLEDYITTSRQSLDEQKRMEEELTEEVEMAKRRIDEINMELNQVMEQLGDARIDRQENSRQQRKAEIMESIKRLYPGSVYGRLIDLCQPTQKKYQIAVTKVLGKNMDAIIVDSEKTGRDCIQYIKEQRGEPETFLPLDYLEVKPTDEKLRELRGAKLVIDVIRYEPPHIKKALQYACGNALVCENVEDARRIAFGGPYRHKTVALDGTLFQKSGVISGGASDLKAKARRWDEKAVDKLKEKKEKLTDELKEQMKAKRKEAELRQVQSQAHGLQMRLKYSQSDLEQTKTRHLSLNMQEKSKLESELANFGPRINDIKRIIQSREREITDLRDRMNLVEDEVFVEFCKEIGVRNIREFEEEKVKRQNEIAKKRLEFETQKTRLGIQVDYEKNQLKEDQEKVMMWEQTVKKDEAEIERLKKEEHRHMKIIDETMAQLQDLKNQHLTKKSEVNDKNHDMEEIRKKLGGANKELTQLQKEVTAIETKLEQKRSDRHNLLQACKMQDIRLPLRSGTMDDISQGEGSSQTDESSSQRTSSSVLAKEALIEIDYSNLSEDLKDALSEEEIKAETNTLQQRLNEQQSILQRISAPNMKAMEKLESVRDKFQETSDEFEAARKRAKKAKQAFEQIKKERFDRFNTCFESVATNIDEIYKALSRNSSAQAFLGPENPEEPYLDGINYNCVAPGKRFRPMDNLSGGEKTVAALALLFAIHSYKPAPFFVLDEIDAALDNTNIGKVANYIKDQSVQNFQAIVISLKEEFYTKADSLIGVYPEQGDCVISKVLTFDLSQYPDANPNPNE; translated from the exons ATGGGGTACCTAAAACTCATCGAGATCGAAAACTTCAAGTCATATAAAGGACGGCAGATAATTGGACCTTTTCACAAGTTCACGGCGATCATTGGGCCAAATGGATCTG GAAAGTCCAACCTCATGGATGCTATTAGCTTTGTGCTAGCAGAGAAGACTAGTAACTTGCGTGTGAAGACTCTGAAGGATCTGATCCATGGCGCGCCTGTTGGGAAGCCAGCTGCCAACAGAGCTTTTGTCAGTATGGTTTACCAGGAGGACACAGGAGAGGAGCGCTCCTTCACCAGGATGATTATTG GATCCTCCTCTGAATACCGCATCAACAACAAAGTTGTGGGCTTGCCAGAGTACAGCGAGGAGTTGGAAAAACTTGGTATTCTCATCAAGGCTCGAAACTTTTTGGTATTCCAG GGAGCCGTGGAGTCCATCGCTATGAAGAACCCAAAGGAGCGTACAGCTCTGTTTGAGGAGATCTCGCGTTCCGGGGAGCTGGCGCAGGAGTATGACCGGAGGAAGAAGGAGATGGTGAAAGCCGAGGAAGACACGCAGTTCAACTACCATCGCAAGAAGAACATTGCAGCGGAGCGCAAAGAGGCTAAGCAGGAAAAAGAGGAG GCTGAGCGCTACCAGCGACTGAAGGATGAAGTCGCGAGGGCCAGCGTTCAGTTGCAGCTCTTCAAGCTCTACCACAATGAGACGGAGATTGAGAAGCTGAATAAAGAGCTTGGCCAGCGAAACAAGGAGATCGACAAGGACCGCAAGAAAATGGACCATGTGGAGGAGGAGCTGAAAGACAAGAAGAAGGAGCTCGGCAGGCTCATGAGGGAGCAGCAGACAATAGAAAAAGAGATCAA AGAAAAAGACTCCGAGCTTAACCAGAAGAGGCCGCAGTACATCAAGGCCAAAGAGAACACTTCACACAAGATCAAGAAGCTGGAGGCAGCTCGGAAGTCATTGCAGAACGCCCAGAAGATGTACAAGAAGCGCAAGGCAGACATGGATGAGCTGGACAAAGAGATGAGAGCGGTGGAGCTGGCCAAGCAAGACTTTGAGGAGCGCATGGAGGAGGAGGCACAGAGCCAGGGCCAGGACCTCACCCTGGAGGAGAACCAG GTGAAGCAGTACCATCGTCTGAAGGAGGAGGCCAGTAAACGTGCAGCCACTTTAGCACAGGAGCTGGAGAAGTTCAACCGGGACCAAAAAGCTGATCAAGACCGCCTCGACTTGGAGGAAAGGAAGAAAGTAGAGACGGAG gcCAAAATCAAACAGAAAATTCGTGAAATTGAGGAGAACCAGAAGCGCATTGAGAAGTTGGAAGATTACATCACCACCAGCAG GCAGTCTCTGGATGAGCAGAAGCGTATGGAAGAGGAGCTGACTGAGGAGGTGGAAATGGCCAAGAGGAGGATTGATGAGATCAACATGGAGCTGAATCAG GTCATGGAGCAACTGGGGGACGCCAGGATCGACAGGCAGGAGAACAGTCGACAGCAACGCAAGGCTGAGATCATGGAGAGCATCAAACGACTTTACCCAGGCTCTGTG TATGGCCGCTTGATCGACTTGTGCCAACCCACTCAGAAGAAATATCAGATCGCTGTGACCAAAGTGCTGGGCAAGAACATGGATGCCATCATTGTTGACTCGGAGAAGACGGGCAGAGATTGTATTCAGTACATCAAGGAGCAGAGAGGAGAACCCGAGACCTTCCTTCCTCTTGACTACCTGGAG GTGAAGCCAACAGACGAAAAACTTCGAGAGCTGCGTGGCGCCAAGCTGGTGATCGACGTGATCCGCTACGAGCCTCCACATATTAAGAAAGCTCTGCAGTATGCATGCGGCAACGCTCTGGTTTGTGAGAATGTGGAGGACGCAAGGAGGATTGCCTTTGGAGGCCCATACAGGCACAAG ACTGTCGCACTGGATGGAACACTTTTCCAAAAATCCGGAGTCATTTCTGGAGGAGCCAGCGACCTGAAGGCCAAGGCCAGGCGTTGGGATGAGAAAGCGGTAGACAAACTCAAAGAGAAGAAAGAGAAGCTGACGGATGAGCTCAAA GAGCAAATGAAGGCCAAGAGGAAGGAGGCCGAGCTGCGTCAGGTCCAGTCTCAGGCCCACGGCCTTCAAATGAGACTGAAGTATTCTCAGAGTGACCTGGAGCAGACCAAGACACGACACCTGTCACTCAACATGCAG GAGAAGTCTAAGCTGGAAAGCGAGTTGGCCAACTTTGGTCCTCGCATCAATGACATCAAGAGGATCATCCAGTCCCGCGAGAGGGAAATCACGGACCTCCGAGACCGCATGAACCTG GTGGAGGATGAGGTGTTTGTGGAGTTCTGCAAGGAGATTGGAGTAAGGAACATCAGAGAGTTTGAGGAGGAGAAGGTCAAGAGGCAGAATGAGATTGCCAAAAAGCG TCTGGAATTTGAGACCCAGAAGACCCGCCTGGGAATCCAGGTGGACTATGAGAAGAACCAACTCAAGGAGGACCAGGAGAAGGTCATGATGTGGGAGCAGACTGTCAAGAAGGACGAGGCTGAAATTGAACGCCTGAAGAAG GAGGAGCACAGACACATGAAGatcattgatgagacaatggcGCAGCTCCAAGACCTGAAGAACCAGCACCTCACCAAGAAATCTGAAGTCAATGACAAGAACCACGACATGGAGGAGATCCGCAAAAAACTGGGCGGTGCCAACAA GGAGTTGACGCAGCTCCAAAAGGAAGTGACGGCCATCGAGACGAAGCTGGAGCAGAAGCGCAGCGATCGCCACAACCTGCTGCAGGCCTGCAAGATGCAGGACATCAGGCTGCCTCTTCGCTCGGGGACGATGGACGACATCAGCCAGGGGGAG GGGAGCTCTCAGACCGACGAGTCCAGCAGCCAGAGGACCTCCAGCAGCGTCCTGGCTAAGGAGGCGCTCATTGAGATCGACTACAGCAATCTGTCTGAAGACCTCAAG GATGCCTTGTCCGAGGAGGAGATCAAGGCGGAGACCAACACGCTGCAGCAGCGTCTGAACGAGCAGCAGAGCATCTTGCAGAGAATCAGCGCCCCCAACATGAAGGCCATGGAGAAGCTGGAGAGCGTCAGGGACAAGTTCCAAGAAACCAGCGACG AGTTTGAAGCCGCTCGCAAGAGGGCCAAGAAGGCCAAACAAGCCTTCGAGCAGATCAAGAAGGAGCGTTTCGATCGCTTCAATACCTGCTTTGAGTCTGTCGCCACAAACATCGATGAGATCTACAAGGCCCTCTCACGTAACAGCAGCGCCCAG GCCTTCCTGGGGCCGGAGAACCCAGAGGAGCCCTACCTGGACGGCATCAACTATAACTGCGTGGCCCCAGGAAAGAGGTTTCGACCCATGGACAACCTGTCTGGAGGAGAGAAGACCGTGGCGGCCTTGGCTCTGCTCTTTGCTATTCACAG CTACAAACCCGCGCCCTTCTTTGTCCTTGACGAGATTGACGCTGCGCTTGACAACACCAACATCGGCAAG GTGGCCAATTATATCAAAGACCAGTCAGTCCAGAACTTCCAGGCCATCGTCATCTCCCTGAAGGAGGAGTTCTACACCAAGGCGGACTCCCTCATTGGTGTTTATCCGGAG CAAGGAGACTGTGTCATCAGCAAAGtgctcacctttgacctctccCAGTATCCCGACGCCAACCCAAACCCCAACGAATAA
- the LOC131136546 gene encoding dihydropyridine-sensitive L-type skeletal muscle calcium channel subunit alpha-1-like isoform X2 yields MTVYGAFMHEGSFCRNSFNILDLIVVGVSLLSMGMESSAISVVKILRVLRVLRPLRAINRAKGLKHVVQCVFVAIKTIGNIVLVTMLLNFMFACIGVQLFKGKLYSCTDPSKTTEEECQGFFLKHMDNSLQDTVVAKREWLNNDFNFDNVLYGMLALFTVSTFEGWPKLLYRAIDSDQEDMGPVFNNRVDVSIFFIVYIILIAFFMMNIFVGFVIVTFQEQGEQEYKNCELDKNQRQCVQYALKARPLRCYIPKNPYQYRVWYIVTSCYFEYLMFFLIMLNTLCLGVQHCNQSDHVTKLSDILNLIFTVLFTVEMILKLMAFKAKGYFGDPWNVFDFIIVIGSVVDVILSEVDTALAASGGLYCLQGCEDTNPMQAIAASENASVSITFFRLFRVMRLVKLLNRSEGIRNLLWTFIKSFQALPHVALLIVMLFFIYAVIGMQIFGKIALVDGTEINRNNNFQTFPQAVLMLFRCATGEGWEEVMMASMYGKKCDPKSDFLPREEYTCGSNFAVFYFLSFYCLCAFLILNLFVAVIMDNFDYLTRDWSLLGPHHLDEFKKIWAEYDPEATGRIKHLDVVTLLRRIQPPLGFGKFCPHRAACKRLVGMNMPLNSDGTVTFNATLFALVRTALKIKTEGNFEQANEELRAIIKKIWKRTSMKLLDQVIPPIGDDEVTVGKFYATFLLQDHLRKFLKRQEEYYGYRPTKKNASGPEIQAGLRSIEDEAAPEMHRAISGDLQNEEEMDRAMEDAGEELIYQRTHGLFGNRVESFSADNSDTQSPHMTNQRPLKFLENHPESSVEDPIADFLASTAPKDNTNNNAFAEFSLEREGSPEELDGPGEDPDQENRHSWTFPGRTDATQFPYKPRLSDSPNGSSHSAAAHLFQEETADVVHTTLEDMEDVARALLNQRPSCMAPVKKKRPVPVPPCPQAAASRDPERPDPAVRRKRRPGPPASSAHVQTRTELPEADYDV; encoded by the exons ATGACCGTTTATGGAGCGTTCATGCACGAGGGGTCCTTCTGCCGCAACTCCTTCAACATCCTGGATCTGATCGTGGTTGGAGTCTCCCTGCTCTCTATGGGAATGGA ATCCAGTGCCATCTCCGTGGTGAAGATTCTCAGGGTGCTGAGGGTGCTGAGGCCACTCAGGGCCATCAATCGAGCCAAAGGCCTAAAG CATGTGgtccagtgtgtgtttgtggccaTCAAAACCATTGGCAACATTGTCCTGGTCACCATGCTGCTCAACTTCATGTTTGCCTGCATCGGAGTGCAACTTTTCAAG GGGAAGTTATACAGCTGCACGGACCCATCCAAAACAACCGAGGAGGAATGCCA GGGATTCTTCTTGAAGCACATGGACAATTCCCTGCAGGACACGGTGGTGGCCAAACGGGAATGGCTCAACAATGACTTCAACTTCGACAATGTGCTCTATGGCATGCTGGCGCTCTTCACCGTGTCTACATTTGAGGGGTGGCCAAA ACTCTTGTATCGAGCCATAGATTCAGACCAAGAAGACATGGGGCCGGTCTTCAACAACCGCGTGGACGTGTCCATCTTCTTCATCGTCTACATCATCCTCATTGCCTTCTTCATGATGAACATCTTTGTGGGTTTCGTCATTGTCACCTTCCAGGAGCAAGGAGAGCAGGAGTACAAGAACTGTGAGCTGGACAAGAACCAG CGCCAATGTGTGCAGTATGCCTTGAAGGCCCGACCCCTGAGGTGCTACATCCCCAAAAACCCGTACCAGTACAGGGTCTGGTACATCGTCACGTCCTGCTACTTTGAGTACCTCATGTTCTTCCTCATCATGCTCAATACTTTGTGTCTGGGGGTGCAG CACTGTAACCAGTCAGACCATGTGACCAAGCTGTCGGACATCCTCAACTTGATCTTCACTGTGCTCTTCACGGTGGAGATGATTCTCAAGCTCATGGCCTTCAAAGCAAAG GGCTACTTTGGAGACCCCTGGAACGTGTTTGACTTCATCATCGTCATCGGAAGCGTTGTTGATGTCATCCTCAGCGAAGTGGAC ACCGCCCTGGCCGCCAGTGGGGGGCTCTACTGTCTCCAAGGCTGTGAG GACACGAATCCCATGCAAGCAATCGCA GCCTCGGAAAACGCCTCCGTTTCCATCACGTTTTTCCGACTCTTCCGTGTCATGCGCCTGGTCAAGCTACTGAACCGATCCGAGGGCATCCGCAACCTCCTGTGGACGTTCATCAAGTCCTTCCAG GCTCTTCCTCACGTGGCTCTGCTCATCGTGATGCTCTTCTTCATCTACGCCGTCATCGGGATGCAG ATTTTCGGGAAGATAGCCTTGGTGGATGGCACGGAAATCAACCGCAACAACAACTTCCAGACGTTCCCGCAGGCGGTTCTCATGCTATTCCG GTGTGCTACTGGAGAAGGATGGGAGGAGGTCATGATGGCGTCCATGTACGGGAAGAAGTGTGACCCCAAGTCCGACTTCCTGCCAAGGGAGGAGTACACTTGTGGCTCCAACTTTGCCGTCTTCTACTTCCTAAGCTTCTACTGTCTCTGTGCCTTCTTG ATCCTCAACCTGTTTGTCGCCGTCATCATGGACAACTTTGACTACCTGACGCGGGATTGGTCCCTGCTTGGTCCTCACCACCTGGATGAGTTCAAGAAGATCTGGGCTGAATATGACCCAGAGGCCAC agggagaATCAAACATCTGGATGTGGTGACGCTGCTACGACGCATCCAGCCTCCTTTGGGCTTCGGCAAGTTCTGTCCTCATCGAGCAGCTTGTAAG CGTTTGGTGGGCATGAACATGCCCCTCAACAGCGACGGCACCGTCACCTTCAACGCCACCCTCTTCGCTCTGGTCAGGACGGCGCTGAAGATCAAGACGGAAG GAAACTTTGAGCAAGCCAACGAGGAGCTCAGAGCTATCATCAAGAAAATCTGGAAGCGCACCAGCATGAAGCTCCTGGACCAGGTCATCCCCCCGATAGGAG ATGATGAGGTCACCGTGGGGAAATTCTACGCCACGTTCTTGCTTCAGGATCATTTACGGAAGTTCCTGAAGCGTCAGGAGGAATACTACGGCTACCGgcccacgaagaagaacgcctCAGGCCCTGAGATCCAG GCCGGTCTGAGGAGTATCGAGGATGAGGCGGCTCCGGAAATGCACAGGGCCATTTCTGGAGACCTGCAGAATGAGGAAGAGATGGACAGAGCGATGGAGGACGCTGGAGAAGAGCTTATTTACCAG CGTACGCATGGCTTGTTTGGGAATCGCGTGGAGTCTTTCTCGGCTGACAATAGCGACACCCAGTCCCCGCACATGACCAACCAGAGGCCCCTCAAGTTCTTGGAAAACCATCCCGAGTCCTCCGTTGAGGATCCCATTGCAGACTTCCTCGCCAGCACGGCCCCCAAAGACAACACCAACAACAACGCCTTCGCAGA GTTTTCGTTGGAAAGAGAAGGCAGTCCTGAAGAGTTGGATGGTCCCGGTGAGGATCCAGACCAAG AGAACCGCCACTCCTGGACCTTCCCAGGGAGGACGGACGCTACGCAG TTCCCTTATAAGCCGAGGCTCAGCGACAGTCCAAACGGCAGCTCCCATAGTGCCGCCGCCCACCTTTTCCAGGAG GAGACGGCGGACGTCGTGCACACAACTCTAGAAGACATGGAAGACGTAGCTCGGGCTCTCCTCAACCAGCGCCCCAGCTGCATGGCCCCCGTCAAAAAGAAACGCCCCGTCCCTGTGCCTCCTTGCCCCCAGGCTGCAGCATCCAGGGACCCGGAGCGTCCGGACCCGGCTGTGAGGAGGAAGAGGCGTCCTGGTCCTCCAGCTTCCTCCGCTCATGTCCAGACTAGAACGGAGCTGCCTGAGGCCGATTATGACGTTTAG
- the LOC131136546 gene encoding dihydropyridine-sensitive L-type skeletal muscle calcium channel subunit alpha-1-like isoform X1: MTVYGAFMHEGSFCRNSFNILDLIVVGVSLLSMGMESSAISVVKILRVLRVLRPLRAINRAKGLKHVVQCVFVAIKTIGNIVLVTMLLNFMFACIGVQLFKGKLYSCTDPSKTTEEECQGFFLKHMDNSLQDTVVAKREWLNNDFNFDNVLYGMLALFTVSTFEGWPKLLYRAIDSDQEDMGPVFNNRVDVSIFFIVYIILIAFFMMNIFVGFVIVTFQEQGEQEYKNCELDKNQRQCVQYALKARPLRCYIPKNPYQYRVWYIVTSCYFEYLMFFLIMLNTLCLGVQHCNQSDHVTKLSDILNLIFTVLFTVEMILKLMAFKAKGYFGDPWNVFDFIIVIGSVVDVILSEVDTRITVAQNGASSASSPNTTALAASGGLYCLQGCEDTNPMQAIAASENASVSITFFRLFRVMRLVKLLNRSEGIRNLLWTFIKSFQALPHVALLIVMLFFIYAVIGMQIFGKIALVDGTEINRNNNFQTFPQAVLMLFRCATGEGWEEVMMASMYGKKCDPKSDFLPREEYTCGSNFAVFYFLSFYCLCAFLILNLFVAVIMDNFDYLTRDWSLLGPHHLDEFKKIWAEYDPEATGRIKHLDVVTLLRRIQPPLGFGKFCPHRAACKRLVGMNMPLNSDGTVTFNATLFALVRTALKIKTEGNFEQANEELRAIIKKIWKRTSMKLLDQVIPPIGDDEVTVGKFYATFLLQDHLRKFLKRQEEYYGYRPTKKNASGPEIQAGLRSIEDEAAPEMHRAISGDLQNEEEMDRAMEDAGEELIYQRTHGLFGNRVESFSADNSDTQSPHMTNQRPLKFLENHPESSVEDPIADFLASTAPKDNTNNNAFAEFSLEREGSPEELDGPGEDPDQENRHSWTFPGRTDATQFPYKPRLSDSPNGSSHSAAAHLFQEETADVVHTTLEDMEDVARALLNQRPSCMAPVKKKRPVPVPPCPQAAASRDPERPDPAVRRKRRPGPPASSAHVQTRTELPEADYDV; the protein is encoded by the exons ATGACCGTTTATGGAGCGTTCATGCACGAGGGGTCCTTCTGCCGCAACTCCTTCAACATCCTGGATCTGATCGTGGTTGGAGTCTCCCTGCTCTCTATGGGAATGGA ATCCAGTGCCATCTCCGTGGTGAAGATTCTCAGGGTGCTGAGGGTGCTGAGGCCACTCAGGGCCATCAATCGAGCCAAAGGCCTAAAG CATGTGgtccagtgtgtgtttgtggccaTCAAAACCATTGGCAACATTGTCCTGGTCACCATGCTGCTCAACTTCATGTTTGCCTGCATCGGAGTGCAACTTTTCAAG GGGAAGTTATACAGCTGCACGGACCCATCCAAAACAACCGAGGAGGAATGCCA GGGATTCTTCTTGAAGCACATGGACAATTCCCTGCAGGACACGGTGGTGGCCAAACGGGAATGGCTCAACAATGACTTCAACTTCGACAATGTGCTCTATGGCATGCTGGCGCTCTTCACCGTGTCTACATTTGAGGGGTGGCCAAA ACTCTTGTATCGAGCCATAGATTCAGACCAAGAAGACATGGGGCCGGTCTTCAACAACCGCGTGGACGTGTCCATCTTCTTCATCGTCTACATCATCCTCATTGCCTTCTTCATGATGAACATCTTTGTGGGTTTCGTCATTGTCACCTTCCAGGAGCAAGGAGAGCAGGAGTACAAGAACTGTGAGCTGGACAAGAACCAG CGCCAATGTGTGCAGTATGCCTTGAAGGCCCGACCCCTGAGGTGCTACATCCCCAAAAACCCGTACCAGTACAGGGTCTGGTACATCGTCACGTCCTGCTACTTTGAGTACCTCATGTTCTTCCTCATCATGCTCAATACTTTGTGTCTGGGGGTGCAG CACTGTAACCAGTCAGACCATGTGACCAAGCTGTCGGACATCCTCAACTTGATCTTCACTGTGCTCTTCACGGTGGAGATGATTCTCAAGCTCATGGCCTTCAAAGCAAAG GGCTACTTTGGAGACCCCTGGAACGTGTTTGACTTCATCATCGTCATCGGAAGCGTTGTTGATGTCATCCTCAGCGAAGTGGAC ACACGTATAACCGTGGCCCAGAATGGTGCCAGCTCCGCTAGCTCGCCCAACACG ACCGCCCTGGCCGCCAGTGGGGGGCTCTACTGTCTCCAAGGCTGTGAG GACACGAATCCCATGCAAGCAATCGCA GCCTCGGAAAACGCCTCCGTTTCCATCACGTTTTTCCGACTCTTCCGTGTCATGCGCCTGGTCAAGCTACTGAACCGATCCGAGGGCATCCGCAACCTCCTGTGGACGTTCATCAAGTCCTTCCAG GCTCTTCCTCACGTGGCTCTGCTCATCGTGATGCTCTTCTTCATCTACGCCGTCATCGGGATGCAG ATTTTCGGGAAGATAGCCTTGGTGGATGGCACGGAAATCAACCGCAACAACAACTTCCAGACGTTCCCGCAGGCGGTTCTCATGCTATTCCG GTGTGCTACTGGAGAAGGATGGGAGGAGGTCATGATGGCGTCCATGTACGGGAAGAAGTGTGACCCCAAGTCCGACTTCCTGCCAAGGGAGGAGTACACTTGTGGCTCCAACTTTGCCGTCTTCTACTTCCTAAGCTTCTACTGTCTCTGTGCCTTCTTG ATCCTCAACCTGTTTGTCGCCGTCATCATGGACAACTTTGACTACCTGACGCGGGATTGGTCCCTGCTTGGTCCTCACCACCTGGATGAGTTCAAGAAGATCTGGGCTGAATATGACCCAGAGGCCAC agggagaATCAAACATCTGGATGTGGTGACGCTGCTACGACGCATCCAGCCTCCTTTGGGCTTCGGCAAGTTCTGTCCTCATCGAGCAGCTTGTAAG CGTTTGGTGGGCATGAACATGCCCCTCAACAGCGACGGCACCGTCACCTTCAACGCCACCCTCTTCGCTCTGGTCAGGACGGCGCTGAAGATCAAGACGGAAG GAAACTTTGAGCAAGCCAACGAGGAGCTCAGAGCTATCATCAAGAAAATCTGGAAGCGCACCAGCATGAAGCTCCTGGACCAGGTCATCCCCCCGATAGGAG ATGATGAGGTCACCGTGGGGAAATTCTACGCCACGTTCTTGCTTCAGGATCATTTACGGAAGTTCCTGAAGCGTCAGGAGGAATACTACGGCTACCGgcccacgaagaagaacgcctCAGGCCCTGAGATCCAG GCCGGTCTGAGGAGTATCGAGGATGAGGCGGCTCCGGAAATGCACAGGGCCATTTCTGGAGACCTGCAGAATGAGGAAGAGATGGACAGAGCGATGGAGGACGCTGGAGAAGAGCTTATTTACCAG CGTACGCATGGCTTGTTTGGGAATCGCGTGGAGTCTTTCTCGGCTGACAATAGCGACACCCAGTCCCCGCACATGACCAACCAGAGGCCCCTCAAGTTCTTGGAAAACCATCCCGAGTCCTCCGTTGAGGATCCCATTGCAGACTTCCTCGCCAGCACGGCCCCCAAAGACAACACCAACAACAACGCCTTCGCAGA GTTTTCGTTGGAAAGAGAAGGCAGTCCTGAAGAGTTGGATGGTCCCGGTGAGGATCCAGACCAAG AGAACCGCCACTCCTGGACCTTCCCAGGGAGGACGGACGCTACGCAG TTCCCTTATAAGCCGAGGCTCAGCGACAGTCCAAACGGCAGCTCCCATAGTGCCGCCGCCCACCTTTTCCAGGAG GAGACGGCGGACGTCGTGCACACAACTCTAGAAGACATGGAAGACGTAGCTCGGGCTCTCCTCAACCAGCGCCCCAGCTGCATGGCCCCCGTCAAAAAGAAACGCCCCGTCCCTGTGCCTCCTTGCCCCCAGGCTGCAGCATCCAGGGACCCGGAGCGTCCGGACCCGGCTGTGAGGAGGAAGAGGCGTCCTGGTCCTCCAGCTTCCTCCGCTCATGTCCAGACTAGAACGGAGCTGCCTGAGGCCGATTATGACGTTTAG